The genomic DNA CCCTGCTCTGGTCGCCGCAGTGGGGAATGGGGGGCCAAGACGAGATGGTGTCTGACCTCAGACGTCTGCTGGGGGTCCCAGTGCACACCGCCCTTGGGAAGCCACCACTCTAGCCAACCCAAACAGCCAAGTCCTATCCAAAGACCTCTGGGATCCAACTCTGTTTAGGGAAGTGGCGAAGTGATGATGTGACCACACATCAGCTGGGTGGACAGGTCTGATTTTCTATCAGACTAGAGGGAAAGAAGTTGGGCAAAGTTCCCCTGGAGCTTCTTGGgccttcattctttttctcagAATTTAAGCAGAGGAAAAGCTGTTGTGGGTATTTAAGATCATGGAAACAGTTACTCCCTTCTCAGAGGGCCTCAGGTTTGATAAAGAGGCCCCCACTTTTTGTCAAATCGATCATTTGCTTCAGGGTGTCATCCCCTCGCATGAAGGTGACGGCATCTTCACTCCTCCGGGATCAATGGGCAGCAGCCAGATGACCAGCAGGAAGGACCAGCCCAGCCAGCCTCCGGGGCAGCTCCTGATGGCCTCGGCTGCTTGAGATCTCTTTTCAATggccctttgtcccttcttccctcaGACTGTTTGGAGAAATGGTGCTCTGATCACTTCCTCAGCCCCTCGGCCCTCAAGACAGCCAGCGGCATCCGGGAGGAGCTCCTGGACATCTTCAAGCGGATCGAGCTCCCTTACTCAGAACCGGCATTTGGCTCCAAGGAAAATACCGAGAACATAAAGAAAGCTCTTGTAGCCGGTTTCTTTATGCAAGTAAGAATCCACAAGGAGAGACAGTGAGCTTGGCTTTAAGATTCCAGGATGCAGGGCTACCCAGATTGTACCACTGATCTGAAGGGATGGGAGGGAGGATCACTGTGACCCTTTgttaatacaaaatttaaaacataAGTAAAACGTGAGGGGCAGGGACAGATTCCCCAGACCCCTGGGTCTTCTGGCTCAGGGCTGGCATTCCATTGTACTGCACCCTCTAGTTGCCTCAAAAGCAGAGGAGCCCTACTTGAGGACTCTCAGGTAGAGAAGAGGTGACACGAATCAGGCTGAGGCAATGACAGAGACTTTGGAAGCAGAAAGACAAGCCTTGGCAAATGGAAGAGTAGGGGGAGTGAGGAAGGAGCCTGTGCACGAGGTCGGGGGTGGCAAGGGCACAGTGAAAAGGAAGTCCAGAAGAAGAAGGGGACAGAATGAGTTGTTTTGGAAGGGTGAAACCTGAGATGACCTAAAAGTTGGTGCCTCAGGGATGAAGGGTCATCAGGGCCATCCTGAGGTTCCTCCTGCTGCCATTCACTATTTCATGACCCTGGGGTGGAGGTTCTGTAACATGGGAATCCTAGGTGGGATGCTGTTAAGAATTGGGTAAAAATTCACTCTGTCCTGTTCTCATCCCCTTAAGATCGCTCGTGATGTTGATGGATCAGGGAACTACCTGATGTTATCCCACAAGCAGGTGGCTCAGCTGCACCCCCTTTCATGCTACTACAACATGAAAAAGATACCAGAGTGGGTGCTCTTCCACACGTTCAGCATATCCGAGAACAACTGTATCCAGATCATCTCAGAAATTTCTCCAGAGCTGTAAGTGGGGGTTGGGCTTCTTGATCAATACTTCTGCCCCTCTGAAAGGAAGCCCTCCAATCTGAGGTGGCCAGAGGTCTTGGGAGCTCTGCACCATCAGAGTCTGCCTCCACCATCAGAACATGGTGCCCTCACATCCTAGATAGCGTCCTTCCGAGTGACCAGAGCCTCCCAGACTCCTTGGAAAGACATTGGAACATAGTGCTCCTTCCAATCTGATGACATGATAGAAATGTAGAGGGGGTCACACAAACACTGCAGTTCTCCACCATAGCCTGCTGCAGGGCCATGAGCCCCATTGTTTAAGGGGGTGCTTTATCATGCTTGGTGCTACCAACCAACCTCAGTGTCCTGAACTACAACTATTATGATGGACACAGCTGAGGGTTGATAGTGCCtcagggaagaggaggaaagcaAGCTGATTAATGGCCGTATACACCATTCTCCTAATCTCAACTGGAAGCAAGATGGGCAAAATGCAGATGCTAAAGCTTGCTTTTAAAGTCAAAGTCTTTGCTAGAATTTTCTGCTGGAAAATTCCCTGGTATTTGATATCAGATAACCCATCAATTATTAATGTGACACTTTGTTAATATTTAATGTGATGCTcaggataaaaatatatttttgaaaattttgttcaAAAATAGCCAACCATGACAACAAAACCCACAATCTGTcttaagaaaatagaaacattttattGATTGAACATGACTCCCCCTGCAGGACAAtgaattttgtttccatgttgcagcTGTAtacaaaaaaactttttcaagGTTATGTACCCAATACCATTTGTGAAGACTTTGcattcaaagttattttcaaaGTCACTATCCCACTAAGGTAGGGCTTTCTTTATCTGGGTTGATGAATgggatttttattaaaaattttttataacaaTTTTAATATCATTGGTTTTacatgatattttctatcattttaaataGCTGTATCTTGTTCTTTGCTCCACCAGATTTATGCAGTTGGCACCCCCATATTACTTTAGTAATCTGCCTCCTAGTGAAAGTAAGGATATTCTGCAGCAAGTAATTAATCACTTCTCACCCATTTCAACGACAAAAAAGGAACAGAAGACAAGCAAAGATCAACTATGTGAAGCTCCTGCTGAACCAAGATGTGTGATTCAGTGACTTTCAAGTCTTCATTCTATTATTCAGTCCACACTGAAATATATCTACGTGCAATAAACAGTGTAATGTCCTCATGAATGACATCATCAGAAAGACATGGGTTTTGGGGTACGGAGTCCATTCCTCAACCAATAAAATCAGTGTAATGGTTCATCCACAGAAGATGTACAGAGATTTAACAGGACAAATTGCCAGCCCggataattttgtacaaataaaacattttgtacATCATGAAAGCAACCATAATAAAGAGTTGCTCAGTTTTTAAATTCCTAACCCACGTGTGTGTTCCGTTTTCTTTTGAAGTAATGAGCTTTTAATGAATGATTCACGAGTCCAAGGGACactggaccaaatggaaaaaaaaaaatcctgctaaGGCCATGGTGACTTGAACCATCTGTCTCTGATAAGTCTCTCCCCAAGCCTTCTCCAAATGAGCCACTGCCTGGGTTAGATGGAGAGGTGCTCCTTCAGCATCTCCATGACTGCACTCATCTTGCTGGCTGGAATTAGCATCACTGTGCGCAAGGGTTTCATAGGTAAGTCATCAAATGACCACCGGCCTCCCAGGGCCAGGTCGCTCTCTTCTTGCACCGAGAAGCTGAATTTCAAAAGTGCTttctaaagcaaaagaaaatgatttaactaAGTAGTGACTCCTTCACAAGCATGAGGAGCTGGGTGGCAGCCAAATGAGTCTCAGGCTGTTGACTGACTGAGGCTCCTACTTgctaaatgacctcattttaatcATAATTTCCTTGGACCCTAACCACTGAGGTGAGACAGAACCCAGACTGGGCAGCTGGGCTCCAAAGTACTGAGTCCTGCCTCTGCTCAAAGACTCTGCCTGTTTCCCAATGTGTAAAGTGGGcataaaaatagcatctaccaAACATGTCATGGGATCATCTTACTTTCAACCTACAAATCCCAGCTATTATTCTTTCACTCCCTCTCAAAGTGATGGTCAGTAACCCTGTTAAAGCCTAACTAACAGTGTACAGAGTAACAGACTTAGGAGATTCaaaaaggcctgggttcaaatcctgccacctCCGAATCTAGGACAGTCATATATCGTTtctctggctcagtttcctcatctgtaagatgaaggagTTGGCCTTGAAGGTTGCTAAGTCCCCTGCAACTCAACATTTATGGTCCTATGCAAGCTCTCAAAacatctttttttggcaaggcaatggggttaagtgatttatcccaggccacacagctaggtaattattaagtgtctgaggccagagaacttggatactcctgactccaaggccagtgctctatccactgtgccacctagctgcccctcaaaacaTCTTCACTCAACAGAAAAGGTTTCTCCTCTGAGCTCTCTAGGTCAATGATGAAACCACAAATGATCCCAAGTCCAAGTACTTTTCCTTCAGCCTACAGTGGAAGCCGAGCCCTCGTGGTACCAAGCACCTGTTATGAAAATAAATTCCCTAGTAGGACTTCAGTCAATGATGGCATAGTGAACTCATTTTAAGATGTGAAGACTGACATGAATGACTTCATCATCAGAAAGACATGGGTTTTGGGGTATGGGAGCCAATCCCCAACCAATAAAAGGAGTCAAGAAGCTCAGCTAGGGTTCTCCAGAGTCTGCCCTCAAACACCCCCCCCATAAGACTCAGCAAACACTGGGAGAGGGTCTAGAGCAGGGATTTCATTCACCTAGGGGAACTTGCTTCCAAGTAGGAAATGCCCTCTATAAAGAAAGGTTGAGGACAGAAGTGAAGCGACCAGATGGGACTCACTCATGGTGAAGTGAGTCTACAGCATCAGTCATCCCCACCTATGTCATCTTAGGGAACGAACAGAGCCTTCCTACAAACCTGTGTGGTCTCTACTGGAGTCGCCCTGCACCACCAACCCAAGGCACCCTCATGACCCTTCTTTAAACTGTCCTTCACATAGGTAAAAAGCGGGTCTGACACCCAGGCTACCTCATAGAAAAATTCCTCCTCTGCATTGGCAAACATCAGCTCTTCCTTCTGGGGCACTTTCCCTCGATGTCTGGAATTCTTTGCAACCTCTTGGAATGTCTTGCTGATCATGAGGTAGTAGTGGCACCTCCCACAAGGTTGATTGGCCTGATGAGCCTCCATGAGTTCCTTTCTACAGAGCAAGGGACAAAGGAGCCCCGTTAATGCCGCCAAAGTGCAAAGAACtgccccccctccctcccccaacaccaCCAGCACCTGCTCTGCCCCTGACATGCTTAGGATGTGTGAGTTGACACAAACAACTCTCTCCAACCCACAATAACCCCCCCAAGTCTGGGGGTTACTGGGGTTCCCAGTTTTAGGGGATGTCAGGAGACCCCGACATCTGCACAGCCCTTAAGCACCTAGATTTCAATGAATTCAacaatggaaggggaaaaaactggtGGTTggatgacttaattttttttcctaggcCAGAACACAGGAGGGAAGGAAATCAGTCTTGATTAAATCACATCAGATGGTGGCATGACAAATATTAGGCCACCTGATCTTCACAACCTGTCTGggctttattatccccattttaccacAGAGGAAAAGTGATGTGTCCAGGGCCAACCAAGAGTCCAGGGCAGGATATGACCTAGCATTGTGGCTCTCCAAGATGAGGCCATCAATGCTAGACAAAGACCCTGCTCCCCCTTATTCCTGCTGGAATCAAGCTGTAGGGACTTGCAGTGACCATCTCTCATAGCCACTCCCCACTGAAAATGCCTCATCTCACTGCCGCTTAGTGACATCACTCAGACCCAGTGACCAGGACCAGATGAGCTGCTGGCCCCAAGACAAGGAAGGAGATGACTGCAAAACCAAGGACAGGATAAGATCCAGGGAGAGGATGGGTACAGAGAGACTCCCAAAGGGAGATCTCTACCCCCAAAATCACCAAAAGTTAAACCACCATCAGGAGAAGgtgttttcttccccttcctgaCTCACCCTTTGAAAAGATACCTCTAGACAGTGGGAAGGTCTTCCCTTCTCTACTCCAAACTGCCAACACTACCTTGGGAGCTATGCCACCTAATTAGAGTGCAAGCAATATTTAATTACAACTACCTTCATGACATTTAAAGTACATTTTGATCCCTTCCACCATCTTAAAATTTGcccatttgaaaaattatttctgcAGCAAAAGGTGATATACGCTGTTTTCAGATCAAGCACTCTAGATTTTACTGTTCACATTTgtatcttaaattttaaaaggttcATGGCTCTTATTTAAACAACTAAATCCTTGTACTTAGTTGATGCATGGCAAAACAAAGATTTTATGTGGAAAAATCCAGTCCTTTTGGTGAAAAATAAAGATCTATGTGGGGAGATGTTATTATCAATTTACTGGACTAAGAAATAGCATGTTAATCAAAAAGTTAAATCCTTTCAAAAAGCATTCCCTTAAGATGATCTAAACTGTTGAAACAGTCTCTAGCTCCACTTGACCCAATCCAGGCCGAAAGGCCAGCAGCTGAGTCCTGTGTCTTTCACGTCTCATCCAGTTGTTACTCAGGTTCTGGCATGTCACCAcctcctctgtctccctccctttctctctgcttctgtctctccctctcttcctgtctgtatctctccccccacccccccttaTCAACACATTTCCATTTAGATCACATTTCTgaaaccatttgaaaaaaaaacccaacactgTTCCAAGTCAATTTAGAAGTCTCTTACTGAAGCTGCTGGTGCATGGGTAGAGCAATCTGGGGTGGGACATTAATGAATCTCTCGCTTAGCAGGAAGCCCACAGGCTTAGTGGGATCATTTAAAAGCTTATCCAGCTGTTCAACCATACTCTGCTCACAGTTCTTCTCACAGTGACTCAGAATCAACTCTTTAATTTGTTCGACACATTCAGTACCCTGGAAATCAAAAAGAAGGTTCCATTAGAGACCAGCCATTTACGTGAGGAAGTTGGAGAGTTGGCTCTAATTCATTCTCCGAAGAATCTGGGGCCATGTTCCACTCTCCATGGCTCTACTGGTGATTATTTACTCACTTCCCAGTTATGCATCATTGACCCAGCATGTGGTCAGTGGCAGGAAGAAGCCTCTGAATGACCATATTAGTTAGCCCATCTTACAAACTGACTGACTGAATACAAAACTACAGTCAGGAACAGCCCACAGCTGGTGAGAAACAAAGAGGTACCAAAACCCATCTGGAatactcttcctcctcatctccctGGCCTCCTTTAGGTCCCACAAAAATCCCATCTTCTTTTCCAATGATCTCTGACCTCTTTGTGTACAGGTTGGCATATGTCTTCTTAGATTGGGAGCTCCTGAAGGGCAGGGTCTGTCTGGGGCCAGCACTTATTCTTACCATCAACTAACACACAGAAGGTGCTTCAAAACATCTACTGACTGACTAAGACTCTCACTCATGAGCTCACTGAGAGAGGCAGCCCAGAACTTTCTTAATGAAAAGCTGTTTTCTGAAGGCATTCCAAAGCCAGACACTGATGGAATTAGCACTATACCTAACGAGAAAGGGACTGAGTCTTAACACAGAAGACAAAGAACTGACCTTTCTTTCAGTTAAATTCAAGAGGCTTATGAAACCAAAAATCTCCTCTTCTTCGCCATCCTCCTCATCACTTTCCTCTGGAACATCTGTTTGCTGtttcaaaaagaaagatattttaaatttgagttcacatgaatgaaaataagaatagGACAATTAGGACTATGACCAATAGTGAGCTATTTAAATTTGAaaggtgcccccccccccaagaccaAAGCTAAAAAGGTAAAAGGTTCAAGGTCCAGACTGACATCATCTAAAATCCTGCGCTGCCCCCCCCATGACTACTCATTCATCTCCTCCATTTCTAAAACGATATTAGACAGAAAGAGGCTAATTCTGATTGGCTTTAAAACCGGCCAACTCCACTTAATCTTTGGCCTGCtcacttatttttttgttaaatgaaatgaaagaaataaacacTTTGCTGACATTAACCCCACAATGCTCTTCATGCAGGGCTGACCTGGCCGGCATCCAGGGCTGAGAGCACTGAAGCTTCTATGTTTCATCAGAAAGTAAAGATGTGGGGAACGAGTGGTATTTCAATAAAGCAGTAAATTTTAATCAACTGTTctgggaaggggcggctaggtggcgaagtggataaagcactgccccctggagtcagaaatgcctgggttcaaatccgatctcagacactcaataatgacgtagctatgtgaccttgggcaagccacttaaccccatttgccttgcaaaaaaaccctaaaatactaaataaataaaataaactgttcAGGAGCATGAGGCTGCGGTCTAACCTTCCAGCTCAAATGTTAGGAGGTCACTCTTTTGTGTATCAATAATTTCTCATACTGGGGCGCTTCCCTCTGGGCCAGATTTTGTTATATTAAACGGCTAGAAAAGCCTGAAAAAGAGTCAGAAAAAGGGCTGACCCTGCTAGAATGGGCCTAGCTGCCTCTCACAGGCCAGAGGGGATCTGAGGCCCTCTCCTGACAGCCAGGCTCCGGAGGGAACCACCGAGGGAGGCTGGTGGCCTTGGGAGTCAAGAGGCGGTGAGAGGAGGTAGAGGGAGAACAAGGCCTGGCAGCTAACTGGACTCCCGGCGCTGGGAGAAAGCAGGTTGGGAAGGATCCAGAGTCACGGATCGGGGGAACGGGACGACGGTGGTCTGGGACGGTGGGTTTCCATGGAAAGGGCCTCAGGAGACGGGGCTGCCGGAGACACTGGGCTGGAAAAGTCCAGCAGGCGTTTGCTGGGGCAGCGGGAACACCAGACTGTCAGACCGTGACTACCGTGAGGGGCGACCTCACGGAAAGCGAGAAGGAACAGTGAGGGCGGCGGTGCTGCGGGGGGCCAGCTGCCCTCGGTGTCAGTCTGGCGCGGGGTCTCCGCGGAAGGGGCCAGCCGCGCTCCGGGGCGCTCGGGTCCTAGTGCGGGCCCTTCGGGGCCCGGGACGTGCTGGGGTTCGACCCCCGTGAGCCGGCGCGCGGCGGGGGGGCCGGCCCGGAGGGTGCAGCCGGCTcgggggcccgggccgggccggacTCACCTTGATGACGCTGCCCAGGCGGCTCTGCTGCGCGAGGAGGCGGCCCAGCTCGGCCGTGTTCACCGGGGCCTTGAGGAAGAGCTGCGGGGGGAGCGGGGGTCAGGGCCGGCCCGggcccccgccccccgggccccgggccccgccccccggccccgccccacCTGCTGCAGCAGCTTCCTAATCCCGTCCAGGTCGCTTCCCGAGATGCTGTGCGCCTCGAATTCCACCGTCACTTCCTGCGGACGGAGCGGGGCCGCGGGGGTCACCGGGGGTCACGGGGGCCCCGGGCGCCCCGCCCCCCCAGCGGCCGGGCCAGGCTCCGGGACGCTCGCCGCGCTCCGCCCCCACTTCCGGCCCGAACCACGTGGTCCCGCGTGCGCACGCGCCTCAGGGAGCCCCCCGCCCCCATAGGACTGGGGCCACCCGGGCAGCGAgggcccgccccccccccccccacagagccTGCGCACTGACGTCCCGGGCgccgccgcggccccgcccccaaCCTGGTTGACGAGCTCGTCTTCCTCGTCGCTGCTCTCGCCGCCGCTCCCGTCGCTGCTCTCGCCGCCGCTCCCGTCGGTGTCCTCGCCCGTCTCTCGGCGCTGCTCCTCGGCTCGGGCTCCCGGCGGACGCGGCCGCCGGCCGCCCACAGCGCGCTTCTTGGCCTGGGACGCCATGCTGCCCCGAGCCGCTCCCACGGCGCCTGCGCAGCGGCTGCCGGGGGGACGGCTTCCGGGCCGGCTCCGACGCGTCCGCGCGGCGCGTGCGCCTCCGTACTGCGCGTGCGCGTGGGGGCGCGTCCGGCGTCCGGCCTGCGCGCTGCCCCTCCCCCCGAGGCGACCCCGCCCGGACGTCGCGTCCCCGGCTCGGCCCCTCCCTCGAGGGCCCCCCCCCCGGGCCTCCGCCTCGGGGTCCCCCGGAGCCCCCCGGGGAGGGAGCGCCGACGGGACGGGACGCGGCGGGGCCCCAGCGCGGCCGGACGGACGGAGCGGCGCCGAGAGGCGGGGGCGCCGCCCAGGTGAGTGGGGGGCACCGGAGGGCAGGGGCGCCGGGCCGGGGCACCCGGAGGCCGCACCCGGCCGCGGGGGCTCCTCCCCCAAAGGGGCCTCCCGGCGGGCCCCGAGGCTCGGCGGCCCCGGGCACACCGAGGACCCCGGCCCGGAGGCGGCGCTGCGGCCACACCGAGGACCCCGGCCCCGAGGCTCGGCGGCCGGAACCGGCCGTCCAGGGCCGCCGCCGAAACGGCGAAAGAGCACTCCCGAGGATGGGAGACACGAGCAACGCTGAAAGCGGAACGGGTGGAGCACCAGCTTTTAAAACGATGaactataaaaaaaggaaagccaAAGCAGCCGGCGTCAAAAGAGCGGAAACAATCAATTCACATCCAACGAAGAAACACTAGCAACTTTCGGCCAATTTTATGTCGGTAAAATTAAGCGAAATGAATATTGCTAAAAAATGTAAAGTGCCCGTGTTTAAAGAACagttttagaaagagaaattgaacaagccataaaaGGACTCTCTGGAATAAAATCCCCAAGATCGCATGGATTTGCAAGCAAAACCCATCAAAcgtttaaggaataattaattccaatattacgtaagctctttaaaaaataagaaaaggaatcCTGCCGAATTCTGTGACACAAATATGGTCTTGACACACAAAACCAgggaatcaaaacaaagaaaggaaaactaaaagCCAATATCCCCCCTAatgaataggttaaaaaaaaattagaatacgTCATTTACAAGTAGAACACGGAAACATTTCACAAACATTGTACACAATTATCggattaatttttggtttttggcaaggcaatgaggttaagtcacacagctaagtcattatttaGATCTGGGGACagacttgaacacaggtcttcctgactccaggaccaagtgccatatccactgctccacctaatgGCATTTCTACCAAAAAGAAAGGGCTAGattgatattaggaaaacaataaacatcattgataatgttaatatatacaaAAACCACTGTTTTATCAATAATTGCCCCCCAAAATTGGACAAGATAAAACACTTATTCCTGATAAAAACATGGAAAGTATAGGAATCAATGGATCTTTTCTTAATGTAAGGATTCCCTCTCTAAAAACCAAGAGGTGCCATTATCTATAATGGGAGTAAGCTGGAGGTCTTGGGTAAAGCTTGGATGCCCATAggctagctaggtggcatagtggatagagcactggccttcaatgcagcctcagacactagactcTTACTAGCagtataagtcacttaatcctgattacctcacatccagggccatctccagtcatcctgatttatatctgaccactggactcagatgaccctggaggagaaagtgaggctgatgatttagcacagcccctcacTTGTTAAATTCATGTGCTCTCTGATGTCTTCATCTTCTTCAAGTATGTTCATTATCGCCATTATTATTCAGTGTAATGCTAGAACAGTAAAGCAATATTGTCTCCATTCCTTTGTGTTCAGACatgtccaatttttcatgaccctatttgaggtttttttggcaaagattggagtagtttgccatttcattctccagctcaatttacagatgaggaaactgcggccaacagggtgaagtgacttgtccagagtcacacaactaggaagtctgaggctgtatttgaactcaggcagacaagtcttcctgacctcaggccAATTGCTCTGTGTGCTATACCACCTAGGCTGCCACTTAaaacaaaagatgagaaaaataatttgagggaATAAAGTTAGGCAACTAGGAAACAAAATTATcgctttttgaaaataatatgatgGTTTGCTTAGCAAACCCTAGAGGgtcaactaaaaaactaattgaTACAGTTTTTGCAAAATGTagaataaacccaaataaatcattgATGTTTCTACATATTACCAATAAATTcaagcaaagaagagagaaaggattcATTTAAAACTGCAACAGAAAATGTGTAATTTAGGGGATTCTAACTGTTAAGACACAAGAACTATCTGAACACAActacaaaacattttacacagtTAGACTTAGAATCtaaagaattgaagaaatatCACTAGCCAGCATAATAAAAGTGATTATGCTACTGAAATTAATTTATAGAGCcagcaaaaataataacaatccGTTTGGAGGATTAAAAGCTCAAGAATCCCTAAGGAAGTATTGGGGGAAGTGGAATGAAGTGGGAAGGAAGGCATTCTAAGGGGTACTTCagagcagtaatcatcaaaacagcCTGTTTCTGATTAAGTAAAAGAGATTGATCAGTGGAACAGGTCAGGCCTAtggtaaataaaattaaacaagcACAAAAGTGGACTATGTAAGAAACCAAAGATCCCTTTGATAGAAGCAAGAACTGACTTGGAAAAATAGGTTGGCAGAAACTGAGTATAAACCAGTTTATTAATTCACTCTGCATTCCTAGAGGAGCTCCAAATGGCCATGTGATTGAGACATAAAGAATGCTATAACAAACAAGTGAGATGAGCAAAGACATTTCCCATCAAATCTATGGATATGTTTGTGAGCAAACAAGATAGATTCACAGGAGGTAAAATGGACAGAATTGATCACATAAAACTAAAACGCTT from Macrotis lagotis isolate mMagLag1 chromosome 4, bilby.v1.9.chrom.fasta, whole genome shotgun sequence includes the following:
- the BCCIP gene encoding BRCA2 and CDKN1A-interacting protein isoform X1, whose protein sequence is MASQAKKRAVGGRRPRPPGARAEEQRRETGEDTDGSGGESSDGSGGESSDEEDELVNQEVTVEFEAHSISGSDLDGIRKLLQQLFLKAPVNTAELGRLLAQQSRLGSVIKQTDVPEESDEEDGEEEEIFGFISLLNLTERKGTECVEQIKELILSHCEKNCEQSMVEQLDKLLNDPTKPVGFLLSERFINVPPQIALPMHQQLQKELMEAHQANQPCGRCHYYLMISKTFQEVAKNSRHRGKVPQKEELMFANAEEEFFYEKALLKFSFSVQEESDLALGGRWSFDDLPMKPLRTVMLIPASKMSAVMEMLKEHLSI
- the BCCIP gene encoding BRCA2 and CDKN1A-interacting protein isoform X2, which translates into the protein MASQAKKRAVGGRRPRPPGARAEEQRRETGEDTDGSGGESSDGSGGESSDEEDELVNQEVTVEFEAHSISGSDLDGIRKLLQQQTDVPEESDEEDGEEEEIFGFISLLNLTERKGTECVEQIKELILSHCEKNCEQSMVEQLDKLLNDPTKPVGFLLSERFINVPPQIALPMHQQLQKELMEAHQANQPCGRCHYYLMISKTFQEVAKNSRHRGKVPQKEELMFANAEEEFFYEKALLKFSFSVQEESDLALGGRWSFDDLPMKPLRTVMLIPASKMSAVMEMLKEHLSI